The nucleotide window TTAAAGATTGCCTGATCGGCCGCCATGAGCACGTCGCTAGTGAATTCACTCCAGTCTCCCTTAAACCAGGTGTTTAATGGAAGAGAAAAACCTTGCTTGCGCCCAACATCGAAGCTGTCAGGCAGCAATCGTCTTGCGAGCCTCCTTAGTAATACCTTGCGAGTGTATGGGGTGACCCTAAGCCTATCGGGCAATCTGCCGAATCCGAATTCGAGCAATTCGCGAGCGAGAAAAGGCGTGCGTACCTCCAGGGAATGGAGCATGCTTGCCCTATCTATTTTC belongs to Syntrophorhabdaceae bacterium and includes:
- a CDS encoding asparagine synthase-related protein encodes the protein KIDRASMLHSLEVRTPFLARELLEFGFGRLPDRLRVTPYTRKVLLRRLARRLLPDSFDVGRKQGFSLPLNTWFKGDWSEFTSDVLMAADQAIFNRDAITGLLQGQIRGLSNASRLFCLVMFELWRREYHVTL